CTTTTTGCGCATCCACGGCGGGGCGAACCCGCTGGACGCTTCAGCCGTTCACCCTGAATCCTATGGAATCGTCAAGGCCATGGCCGCTGATCTCGGCTGCTCCGTGCCAGATCTGCTTGCCAACGCCGAAATGCGGCGGCGCATCAGGCCCGAGGCCTATGTGACGGAAACCGTGGGGCTGCCCACGCTTCGCGACATCCTCGCCGAACTGGAAAAGCCGGGCCGAGACCCGCGCGAAGCCTTTGAGGCCTTTGCCTTTGCCGAGGGCGTGACGCGCATTGAAGACCTTGAGGCGGGCATGCGCCTGCCTGGCATCGTCACCAATGTGACCAACTTCGGCGCTTTTGTGGACATAGGCGTGCATCAGGACGGGCTGGTGCACATCAGCCAGCTGGCGGACAGCTTTGTCAGCGACCCGCACACGGTGGTGACCGTGCAGCAGCAGGTGAGCGTCACCGTGCTGGAGGTGGACGCGGCCCGCAAGCGCATATCCCTGTCCATGCGTAAAAATCCGGAGGCGGCACCCGTACGGGAACAGGCGCGCGACCATGCTCGAGATCAGGCACGCGACCAGGGCCGCAGGCCCGAAGCCGAAAGGCGGCAACCCGCGCGTGAAAACAGGCCGCAGCCCCGGACTGAAAATCGCCCCCGGACTGAGAATCGCCAGGAACGCCAGAAGCCGGAGCAGGGGCGCAGGCCGTTTCAGGACATGCTCGCCAAATTTGGCAAGCGGTAATGGGTAGGGCGAATAGTAAAGGGTGAATGCTTTGTGGGGGAGGGACCCTTTTGCAAAAGGGTCTCCTCCCCCACGCCCCCACCCCCTAAAACCTTTATCTGGGGCAGTGCGCTACTTGTGTTTTTTTCGGCAGCACGGCAAGCGGCCCTTTTCATGACGGAAGCACACACGCGATGTGCGCTTCCGTCATGAAAAGGGCCGCTTTTTTATTTTCACGGTGCATGCGCGTTCGGGGCATGCCTTTGCGATGCGCGGTTCCCAATGGTTGCAGGCGTCCGCTGCGGCGCGAGCCAGCGGGCCTGCCCGCGCGGCAAGGAAGCTAAGAAAACACTGATTAAAGAGCCTCATGGAAACGCGCAGTTGTTTCGTTTGGCAAGGCGCGAGCTTTTTTTGAAGCAGGAGTGGACTCTTCCGTCCTCGACTGTTTCAAAAAAAGTGAAGCAACGCCGCCAAACGTAATAGACCAGCGTTTCCCCAGACAGTGTGGTCATGAGATGAATTTTCAGTCATACCCGTCATATCATGGAGAACGAGCCTTTTATGCAGGGAGTGTACTCTGTTGGTACTCGACCGGAATAAAAGGCGAAGTTCGACGCAGAGATGCCTGTAAAGGCGCTCGTGACCACACTGTCTAGCCGAGTTCTTCCAACCTTTGCTCAACAGCTTCCCAGCGCAACAGCAGTTCCGTCTGTTCTTCTTCCAGCGCCGCGAGGCGCTCGGTTGTGCGGGTAAAGGCCGCCGGGTCCCTGCTGAAAAGCTCCGGGTCGGTCAGGGCCGTTTCAAGGCGCGCCTGCTCCTGTTCCAGCGCGTCCATGCGCTCCGGCAGGGCTTCCAGTTCCTTGGTCAGCAGGTCGAATTCCCGTTGTTCCTTGAAATTGCGTCGGCGGGGCCTGTCGGGCGGCTGTTGCTGCCCCGGTTGCTGGCCCGGCTGTTGGCCCGTTTGTTGGCCTGCCTGCTGGTATGTCTGCTGTCCTGTCCTGCCGTTTTTTTCATCGGATTTTCTGTCCTGCGCCGGGGTAGCGCGCTGGCGCAGCCAATCCGTATACGCGCCAACGTATTCGTGAGCCTTGCCGTCGCCTTCAAGGGCGATGACGCTGGTGACGAGATTGTCCAGAAAGCTGCGGTCATGGCTGACGATAAGCACCGTACCCGAATACTCCGACAGCAGTTCTTCAAGAAGTTCCAGCGTTTCCACATCCAGATCGTTGGTGGGTTCGTCCAGCACCAGCAGATTGGAGGGCCGGGTAAAAAGCTTTGCCAGCAGCAGGCGGTTGCGCTCGCCGCCGGAAAGCGCCTTGACCGGGAGGCGGAGGCGATCCGGGGTAAAGAGAAAGTCCTGCAGATATCCGGCCACATGGCGCGTGTTGCCGCCCACAGTGACCACGTCGTTGCCTTCCGCCACGCTGTCCATGACGCTTTCTTCCGGATCCAGACTTTCGCGCAGCTGGTCAAAGTAACTGATCTGCAAATTGGTGCCAAGGCGCACCGTGCCTTCCGTGGGGGCCAGTTCACCAAGCAGCACGCGCAGCAGGGTGGTTTTGCCTGTTCCGTTGTCGCCGATGAGGCCCACGCGGTCGCCGCGCTGGATGATGGTGGAAAATCCGCTGAACAGCGGCGGCCTGCCGGGGTAGGCAAAGGCGATGGTGTCCGCCTCGATGACAAGCTTGCCCGAACGTCCGGCCTCCTGCGCGGCCATACTCACGTTGCCCTGTTTGTCGCGCCGCTCGGCGCGTTCGACCCGCAGAGCCTCAAGGGCGCGCACCCGGCCCATGTTGCGCGTGCGGCGGGCCTTGATGCCCTGACGTATCCACGCCTCTTCCTGGGCGAGTTTTTTGTCAAAAAGCGCAAAGGCGCGTTCTTCGGCGGCCAGGCGCTCTTCACGGCGTTCGGGGTAGCGGTCGAAGCCGCAGGAATAGCTGTGCAGCTTGCCCCTGTCGATCTCCACCACCCGGGTGGCGAGCCGCCGGGAAAAAGCCCGGTCATGGCTGACGAAAATCAGGGTGCGGGCCTTGCGCAGCAGAAAGTTTTCCAGCCAGGTTATGGTGGCCAGATCAAGGTGGTTGGTGGGTTCGTCCAGAATAAGGTCTTCAGAGCACACAAGCGCCCGCGCCAGCGCCACACGCCGCTTTGTTCCGCCTGAGAGCGAGGCGAACTCGGCATCCGGGTCCAGCTCCAGATGGTTGATGACGGCCAGAACCTCGCCGTAGCGCTCCCAGTCTGAGCCAGAATG
This DNA window, taken from Desulfovibrio sp., encodes the following:
- a CDS encoding ATP-binding cassette domain-containing protein, whose translation is MAFLSMQGVTLNLGGKPLLDAADFSVETGERLCLIGRNGAGKSSLLALLGGQMQPDSGIIIRPGTQIGQMPQDVPEDWQGSVFSLVAAALGDEGKALAAAHAGTGPDAAVADSAEAANPASFDGSADTGQDANLHSGSDWERYGEVLAVINHLELDPDAEFASLSGGTKRRVALARALVCSEDLILDEPTNHLDLATITWLENFLLRKARTLIFVSHDRAFSRRLATRVVEIDRGKLHSYSCGFDRYPERREERLAAEERAFALFDKKLAQEEAWIRQGIKARRTRNMGRVRALEALRVERAERRDKQGNVSMAAQEAGRSGKLVIEADTIAFAYPGRPPLFSGFSTIIQRGDRVGLIGDNGTGKTTLLRVLLGELAPTEGTVRLGTNLQISYFDQLRESLDPEESVMDSVAEGNDVVTVGGNTRHVAGYLQDFLFTPDRLRLPVKALSGGERNRLLLAKLFTRPSNLLVLDEPTNDLDVETLELLEELLSEYSGTVLIVSHDRSFLDNLVTSVIALEGDGKAHEYVGAYTDWLRQRATPAQDRKSDEKNGRTGQQTYQQAGQQTGQQPGQQPGQQQPPDRPRRRNFKEQREFDLLTKELEALPERMDALEQEQARLETALTDPELFSRDPAAFTRTTERLAALEEEQTELLLRWEAVEQRLEELG